The following coding sequences are from one Pararge aegeria chromosome 13, ilParAegt1.1, whole genome shotgun sequence window:
- the LOC120628890 gene encoding larval cuticle protein LCP-17-like, protein MKFLVVLAVAVACAAADVSHIVTPDYQVPIVRSSYEINPEGNAHQYAFETGNGIYAQAEGFLRNANSDTPVYEVKGSFSYKSPDGTPVETSYVADEFGYRPTGSHIHAVPEAILRSLAYIKENTPVVERLSKP, encoded by the exons ATG AAATTCCTAGTAGTTCTTGCCGTCGCCGTGGCCTGCGCCGCCGCTGACGTTTCCCACATCGTCACACCCGACTACCAGGTCCCCATTGTCAGGTCTAGCTACGAAATCAACCCCGAGGGAAATGCGCACCAGTACGCATTTGAAACCGGCAACGGCATCTACGCTCAGGCTGAAGGTTTTCTGAGGAACGCCAACTCT GACACGCCCGTTTATGAAGTTAAGGGATCATTCAGTTACAAATCGCCTGACGGCACTCCCGTCGAGACCTCATACGTCGCCGATGAGTTCGGATACCGGCCCACC GGTAGCCACATCCACGCCGTACCTGAAGCGATCCTCCGGTCTCTCGCCTACATAAAGGAAAACACACCGGTCGTAGAGCGTCTCTCCAAACCCTAA